GTTCAAAGCATGCAAGCAAAATCTAGCTAGTCCACAGGGCAATTcaccatatttttattttatttgaatgaagTCGGTTGGTCACATATTCAAAGAATACATTATTATTAACATCGTTATTTCACTATAATAAGTATCACCACATAATACTAATATCGTTATTTCACTATTAACTTATGTACCCATATTGATTATTAGCTTATGTaaatccatttttctttttataatattctagttatattttttttaatcaaatacaATACACTCCATGTAATGTCAATACgtctttttggtttttttttttttgtgactcaaataaactaaacaaagaaaacaaaacaaacaaaataaggAATTGCTTAAATAGAGGGACAGTCCCgtttaagactactcttaaactcCTCCTAAGGTGAAAGAAGCTCCACATGCGAAAGTTGTAACTTCATCGCCATCTTTGCCATAGTATCTGCCACCCGTGTTTGCATCTCTCATAATCAAACGAAAGTCAACATGCCAATTCCAATGCattatatctcttattttgagcaccaatggatcaataaacccaaaaccatcttgagtaacaagattaaatgcttctacacaatccgtctcacaaataacatctcgttgacccacatcccaagctaagagatatcctctccaaatagcaaataattctccttgaagaatactattactctcaatcattcccaaacaCCCACTTTGCCAACTCCCATTACAATATCtaataacacaagcaaaaccaacactatcacccgaaccaaaataactagcattagaattaatcttaaaagtaccAATGGATGGGGATTCCAAAAACTATTTAGAGTAGAGGGAAGGGACATAcgttgtaattcaaaaatattcctaagctcCTTTTCTGAAGTTAATGCCAGACAAATCACTTTTTTGGGAGGCCAAGTTTTATGAGGATTAAAGATGTCATTATTCCATGCTCGCCATATCCACCAAAGTCCCGAAAAAAACTTGAACGAATGCTCTCTACTATGATACAAGAACCagttcttcaaatccaaaggtTGACAAGAAATATCCAACCTATGCCAGACAAGCTGAGCTTTTGGACAATTCCGAATATAATGTAAAACTGATTCCTGGCtagaaagacatcttggacacctATCCGATGACGACATCCCTCTTCTAAAGCGAAAACTTGCAGTAGGAAGAGCCTCCTTAAGACACAACCAAGCCaaaaacttatgcttttccGGAACAAGCTGAcgccaaagccaaagccaattTTCCCGCTCCTCCCAACCAAACAGCTGCTTACACAACCACAAGTAACCATTGCGTGAGTCATAAACTTTGGCAGCAGACCCACACTAATACCAACCCACTTCCGAACCTGCTTGTTCATCTGGATTGTAAGAGAGAATATTACCTTTCAAATTTTgagataaaagagaataaagagtATCCTCTTCTTGTATTAATAATATGTCTTTGTGTattgtatatttaatattaaaatatataatacgtttcctacatatttttttaaatatttaaaaaatacaatacacCTCCAGCGTATTATTACagataaattgaaaaaaaaaggaattctGCTACTGTaatttgttccttttgaattgtttcatttctaaaattttaaaaaacaccataaaatttaataactgAGTGTTACACCAAAGTTTGAtcaatatctaaaaaaaataatcacaaatttagtatggctttttcttattaaatatacaaaaatgttatttacaCAGAATTagtcaaattcaaatttgagcattcattttttgaaaattccacAACTGGCACAATATTGTATTTCTAGCTGAtgaatcctaattaatttaaatattatgtaatataaataattgttttatattctttttagtAATTCTATCAtgtaagaatttttttatacaatccAGTTAACAAATCAAATTACTTCAAACTTTTCACTTAAAAGTATCTAAACATAAATAACATAAAccaattatatataaaagaaaggttataaaaaaattatattaaaataaatttaatattatgactAGTTATAACTATCATAggtaaaaaaatcaattttgaaaggGGACCTTTGTTTCATTTAGTAATTTCTTAGACATAGATTCATAGAATATGGGACTGTTGTAGTCTCAAATTCTCCAAGCGAGAATTGATAATTTGATATGCAAGATGCTGCATTGtaattatttgatgaatatcggtataatattataatatatggTACGGTAGTTGCGgtgattaaataatattttttaatatttaaaaaatatcttttaatttaaaaaataaaaaaataaaagtattataaaaatatacaaaaaatattgcaAAAAACATATATAAGCCAAGGATAGACAGATATTACGTGAATCCGCCAAGTTAAAAATTGATTCAGCAATCAACCAAAGTACTTCTCTATATAGCTTAGTTCGAATTGCATTTGTATATAAATCGAACCGAATCAGCTCGAATTACTTagcaaaattcacaataattcgaaccaggttgGTTCGAACTCAAAACATACATAATTCGAACTAGATGAGTTCGAATTATATAGTGTAAGATTCCCAAAGTAATTTGAACCATGTTGGTTCGAATTAGTAATTAATAATTCGTAgcagcttggttcgaattagtTAGGACCAGACATGTATATATATGGTGTGAACGTAAGTTGCTCTCATTAGAGAGGTAAGATGGCTACTGAGGAGAGTTTCGTAGTGTTGGTTCACCACAGAGGATCCATTAAGAGAAAAACTCGTTCtggtgtgaagttcactgataaGGACCCTTTGTGTATGATCGTCAGGCCTACGACGAGGTATGAGGACCTTGTTAGCTCTGTACTGCTGAAACTTGGTCTAGAAGGTGTGAAATGGGTTAAGAAGTTTTTCTATCGCATTCCAATCACGGTGCTCCAGGAAACCGTTAAGTATGATTGTTTCACGATCGGGAGTGATGAGGACTTGCAGGTTATGTTTCATTGTCGCCGGCAGTTTCCAGAGGTGAGGACACCAGAACTGTTGGTAAAGTTGTTGACGTGGTATTCAGCTCGGGGGGTTCGAACCGGCATACCACCACTTTAGCCACGGTAGCCGGTTCTAGCTCCAGACCTGCCGTTGCTTCTTCCTCCGTCCCTGCGTAGGAGCCACCCGTCCAACTTGTTGCCTCCCCTTCGTTCGCTGTTGATCTCAACGGCAGTGTAGACGACGAGGTCGGAACAGGGGAATTTCCGCGAACCTCTTTACAGTGTGCTGCACCGGCTGGGGTTGGAGATGGATTTTTGGATGACTCAGATGACGATGATGTCGAGCCGGATATGATTGCTGATG
The genomic region above belongs to Arachis duranensis cultivar V14167 chromosome 3, aradu.V14167.gnm2.J7QH, whole genome shotgun sequence and contains:
- the LOC107478263 gene encoding uncharacterized protein LOC107478263 — protein: MATEESFVVLVHHRGSIKRKTRSGVKFTDKDPLCMIVRPTTRYEDLVSSVLLKLGLEGVKWVKKFFYRIPITVLQETVKYDCFTIGSDEDLQVMFHCRRQFPEVRTPELLEPPVQLVASPSFAVDLNGSVDDEVGTGEFPRTSLQCAAPAGVGDGFLDDSDDDDVEPDMIADDSGDDVGESEPAGAGSGSSSGTQQYPPHFSSLDLDAMRQEGVPGQPAGFGARDGEGSAGLTKFQVGQQFQDKDEALLSVKTYSIRRGVQYKVVESDYRRYVGKCSEFENGCT